The following is a genomic window from Desulfovibrio porci.
TGCTGGAATTCTGTCCGCCAAAGCCCAGCGAATTGGACATGGCCGCGCGCACATCGGCGGGACGCGCCGTATTAGGCACATAGTCCAGATCGCAAAGCGGATCGGGCGTGGAATAATTCAGGGTGGGCGGCAGAAGCCCCCGGCGGATGGCCTGGATGCAGGCGATGACTTCGGTGAGCCCGCCCGCGCCCATCAGATGCCCCGTGGCCCCCTTGGTGGAACTGACTGGCGGCGCGCCCTCCACACCTCCAAACACGTTTTTGATGGCCAGGGTTTCGGCCCGGTCGCCCAGCATGGTGGACGTGCCGTGCGCGTTGATGTAGCCGATGTCCTTCGGACGCAGCCCGGCCCGTCGCAGGGCCGCGCGCATGCAGGCCGCAGCGCCCGCTCCCCGCGGTTCCGGGGCGGTGATGTGATGCCCGTCGATGGTATTGCCCCAGCCCGCAAGCACCGCCTTGACGTCCGCGCCGCGCGCCAGGGCGTGCGCTTCGGTTTCGATCAGCAGGGCGCCGCCGCCCTCGCCGATGACAAAGCCGTCCCGGTTGAGATCAAAGGGGCGGCAGGCCGTGCGCGGCTCGTCGTTGCGGCGCGAAAGCGCCTTGGCCTGCGCCAGGCTGGAAACCACAATCGGGCATAAAATGCTTTCTCCGCCCATGGCCAGCACGGCGTCGGCCTCGCCGGAGCGCAGCAGCATGGCTGCCGTCATCAGGGCGTCGCCGCCAGCGGAGCAGGCCGTGTTCAGGGTCAGGCTGGGGCCGCGCATGCCGTGGATGATGGCCACCTGCGCCGCCGCCGTATTGCCGATGGCCATGGGGACGAAATGGGGGCTGACCTTATGGGTGGCGCTGGTCCGGAATGCATCCTGGGTGCGCGCCACAGTGGTGACGCCGTCCATGGCCGTGCCCATGACCACGCCCACGCGTTCCGCCTCGGCGGCCACGGCCTCCGCGTCAAGACCGCCGTCGCGCAGGGCTTCTTCCGACGCCGCAAAGGCATACTGCATAAAGGGGGAAGTGCTCCGGGCCACAGTGCGGGGCAGGAGAACGGAGGGATCGAAATCCCGGATTTCGGCGGCAATGCGCACAGGCAGGCCCGAGGCGTCAAAACGCGTGACCGGACCGATGCCGCAGGTTCCGTTGACCAGATTTGCCCAGTACGCGGGCACGCCGATGCCAATGGGGGTGACCGCGCCCATGCCGGTAATCACCAGCGCCATGTCTTTCATACAGCTACCTTTTGGCCGCCGCGCCCTTAGAAGCCGGAACCGGAGGCTGCGCCACCAGATCGCTCAGGGCCAGAATGGTATTGGCGTAGGTCTGTGAGTGATTGTAGGCCATCAGCAGCTTGTGCTGACGGGCCCGTGAAATTCCCGCTTTCCAGCCATGTTTGGCCAGATAGTTGGCCAGGCTGGCCACCGCGTCCGGCACACTGAACAGATCCACCCTGCCGTCGCCGTCGCCGTCCGCGCCATACACGGCGATATTGGACGGCATAAACTGGCAGAGGCCCACGGCCCCGTAAATGGAGCTGGGCAGAGAACGCGGGTCCGCGTTGTCGCGCAAGAGGTGCTGCACCAGGGCGCGCACTTCCTTGTAGGCCCAGTCCGCGCGCTTGGGCATGGTTTCGGCAAACCAGTCCAGATGCTCTTCATAACCGGGCATGCGCGGCAGCCAGTCGCTGATGTCTTGCGGTTGGCGGCTCACGGACATGCTGGCCAGGGTATAGAAGGCGTTTTCCGGCACATCGGCCAGCACCTTGCCCAGGCGCGTCTCCACAAAGAGCAGGGATGCGGCGATGGCCGGCGGCACGCCGTAGCGGGCCTCGGCATGGGCAAAGGCCTGGGCATTGGCCGCGATGAATTCCCGGCAGAGTCGGGCGTTTTTCTGTGTGACCACACCCTTGTAGTAGCGTGGCGCGGGCTTGCCCGAAGGTGGCTTGGGGAAAAAGCGCCGCATGTACAGCTCGCGCATTTTCCGGCCCATGGGGGACTGGCTTGGCGTGGCGGCCAGGGTGGCCAGCAGCGCGTCCACTCGCGGCCCGGACAGGCCGTCAACGGCCAGACGGTCGGCCAGGGGCCGCCAGACCGGGGCCATCGTCTGCATTCCGGCCTGGCTCCCGTTGTGGTCCGCCGCCTCAGCGGCCGGGACCACGGCCTGCGGGGCCGCTTCCGGCGCCGCAGGAACAGCGGGCGCAACGGGAGCTGGAATCGCGGGGTCTGCGGGAAGCCCGGAAGATTCAATGGATGCTGAAGGTATCGCGACGGGAACGTCCGCCGCCTGGGGCGGCAGATCGCGTTCCGTCAAGCTGTCGCTCGTCGCGCCCGCGGCGGGCGGCGTGGAAGCCGTTTGTGCGCCGCCGCAGGCGGCGAGCAGAAGACAGAGGGTCAGCAGAAAACAGCGCGGGCCAAACATCCGGCGAAAACGCCCGCTTTGACGCCGCGGCTGCCAGCAGGACATGGCTTAGAACTCCTGAAGAATCCAGACGACCTTCCCCAGCAGACGCTTGGAAAGCAGATCGGGCGTCAGTGAGGTTTCGGGGAAATCCGACGATTCGGAGCGCAGCAGATAGCCGTCCTGCGTACCGTTGAGAAACACCCGGCGCAGCATCAGGCCCTCATTGGGGGCGAACAGGGTGTAGATCTGGCCGGAAACCACGTTGGTGTCCAGCGTGTCCACGCCCAGATGCGCTCCGGGCAGGATGAGCGGGCTCATGTTGGCCCCGCGCATGCGCAGCACCAGCAGCCCCTCGCGTCCCAGAGAAAGCGGCAGCGAAATTTTGCCCGCCGCCGTCAGCTCGGGCCGGGGTTTCTTGTCACTGTAGGCGCATTGCATGTCATATTCCGTACACACGGAATTCTTGGCCAGAGCATCGCCGTAATAGGCCGCGCTTTCAGCCAGGGAGGCCGGCGCGTCCTGCGGCATGTAGCCCTGCTCGGTGCGCAGGTACATGGGCCCGACGCCCTGCTTGAGCCAGTCGGGGTTGAGTCCGTATTTTTCAAAAAGCTTCATATACCAGTCGCCGGGCACGGAATTGCGCCTCTTGGCGTCTGAGATGCTTGACTGGCGAATATCCAGCACTTCAGCCAGTTCCACCTGGGTGCGGCTGCTGGTCGCCAGTTTGATGCGTTCATATATTTCCGCAAAAACAGGCATGGGAATACTCCATAACGCGGAGGAACCGCGTCATCAGTGTTGCAGATTAAGCAAGGGCGCTTCGTTGGAAAGCACCATCTTGCTATTGTCCTTAAAGGACTTGCGCATAGCCTCCAGCCAACGCTGGTAGGCATAAAATTCAGGAGACTTGCTGTAGGCCTCGGCATAGGTGCCCGCGGCCTGGGCGTCGCCCTTGCCGCGCTCGACCTGCGCTTCACGGGCGGCTTCGGCCACAATCACGGAGCGCTGACGGTCGGCGTCGGAACGGATGCGCGTGGATTCCTCCTCGCCCTCCGACCGGTATTGCTTGGCCTGCCGCTCGCGTTCGGCGCGCATGCGGCCGAAAATGGCGCGCTGGTTTTCCGCCGGCAGGTCCGTGCGCTTGATGCGCACGTCCAGCACTTCCACGCCGTAGGGCTTCATCAGGTCCGAGACCTTGTCGGTCACTTCCTTCATGATGGCCGCGCGGTGCGAGGAAACCACCTCGGTGAGGGTGTACGCGCCCACCAGCGCCCGCAGTTGTGAATAGACCACGTCGTCCAGGCGCGCCTGCGCGCCCGGTATGCTCCGCATGGTACGGTAGAACTGGAGAGGATTGATGATCTTCCAGCGGGCGTAGTTGTCCAGCACAATGGCCTTTTTGTCCACAGTGAAGGCCTCGCGCGAACGCGCTTCGTAATCCAGCACGCGGGAGTCGAAATAGACCACGTTCTGAATGAAAGGCAGCTTGAAATGCAGGCCCGGACCGTACACCTCCGAAAGCGGATCGCCCAGTTGCAGCACCAAGGCTTTCTGGGTTTGATGCACGGTGAAGAAGCACTGGCTTCCCAGAGCCAGGATCACAAGGGCCAGAACGATCAGAAGCAGCGGATTGTTACGCATATCAGTGTTTCTCCACGGGCTTCGGATTCTGGATGATCTGGGAAGCCTGGGGGGTCTTGAAATCCTTGGGCGCCTGCGGCGCGCTCAGGCCGGGCAGCGGCAGATAGGGCAGCACGCGGGAGGCGGCAGCGCCGTCCATCAGCACCTTCTCGCCCGCGCCTGCCAGAATTTCTTCCATAGTTTCATAGTACAGCCGCTGCTTGGTGACCGCGGGGGCCTTCTCATATTCCAGGCGCAGGGCGTCGAAGCGCGCGGCGTCGCCTTCGGCGTTGCGTATGCGGGTGGCGCTGTAGGCCTGCGCCTGGTTGAGCATGGCCGCAGCCTGCCCCCTGGCCTTGGGCAGAAGTTCGTTACGGTAGGCTTCGGCCTCGTTGATGATCCGGCTTTTGTCCTCACGAGCGCTGGCCACATCCTTGAAGGCGTCAATGACCTCCTGCGGCGGATGCACGTCCTGCAACTGCACCGCGAGAACCTGAATGCCCGCGCCGTAGCGGTTGAGGATCTGCTGCAGCAACTGGGTGGCCTCACTCTGGATCTTCAGCTTGCCGTCGGTGATGGCCGAATCGATCTGGCTGTTGCCGATGACCTCGCGCATGGCCGCCTCAGCGGCGTTGCGCACCAAAGCCGTGGGCGCGCTGACATTAAAAAGGTATTGTACGGGATCACTGATCTTGTACTGCACGCTGAACTGCACATTGACGATGTTTTCATCGCCCGTGAGCATGGAGGCTTCCTCGGGGATGGTCCGCACCTGTCCCTGCTGGAAGGTGGTGGACTGCCCCACGGAGCGGAAGCCCACCTCACTGCGCAGCACCTGGGTGACCTGCGGCTTGTAGACCGTTTCAATGGGCACGGGCCAGGCATAATGCGGACCGGGACCCTCCGTGCGGTCATACTGGCCGAAGCGCAGCACCACGCCCTGCTCGTCGGGATTAACAATATAGATGCCCGACAACAGCCAGAGAACCACCACGGCCAGAAGCACCAGCAGCACCGCGCGGCCGTTGGGCACGCGCATCTGCGAGAGGCGCTTGAACGGGTTCGTATCCGGCCCGCCGCCCTTGCCGAAAGGGGTACGCCGCGCGCGCGGTTGCTCGTGCTCAGCGTCGTCGTTGTCCTGATTCTGGGGAGGTCTGGGGGGCGGATTCTGCCCCTGCTGCCGCTGCCGCTTTTCCTGTAATTTATCCCAATCCCAATTCATAGTGGAGGCAATACCTTCGTTTCAGAAGTACGGGGCGCCCGCAGAGGCCCATTAACGCTCACAACGGTGAGGAGTAGTGTTCATAGATAGGACACGAATGCGCCTTGGTCAAGACGGAGTGCGGCACACGCCATTATATGGCGCCAGAGAGGGGGGGGGAAGGGGCGCTTCCCGAGGGAGAAAGGGCGGTGCGGCGGGCGACACGCGGACAAGCTCCGGATTGCGAGAAGCGGGGCTTGTCCGCGCTTCTGCCACGGTTTCGCCGTGAACGGCTCGCGCGCGTCGCTAACGTGACGACTCCGCGTCCGGATTCGCACAAGGGCTGCGCAAAGATCTCCCGGCCAGCGGGATGACGCGCACCACGTGCACCACCTGGGCCTGCACCGCGAAATTGGGCACATATTCATCCTGCCCCGCGCGCGGCATCCGCCCGCTCCCGCCCTGCCAGAGCATGACGGCGAAAAAGCAGGCGCAGCCCAGCAGGGCGGCGCTCAGCAACGCATACGGCGTATTGTTGACGATCATTTGTCTTGCCATGGCAGCCTCCCGGAGCCGGGCGGCATATTTTTCAGCCCGAAGCTCCTGCCTATGGCAAAGCAAGAATCATGCCGGATAGTTCAGACTCCCGTCCGGCTCAGACCTGGCTGATGATCGGCACCACCACCGGGTCGCGTTCCAGCACACGGCGGAAGAAGCGCCGCAGGGAGGAACGGATGCCCTCCTGCATGCGGGTGAGCTGGCCGGGCCGGGCCGCTTCGATTTCGTCCAGCACCAGGCATTTGGCGTCTTCCAGCAAATGGCTGTAGTGCTGCTCGAAGACAAAACCCTTGGAAATCATTTCCGGCCCGTGCAGCACGCTGCCCGTCTCCGAATCCACCACCAGCACCACGATGACCATACCCTCGTCGCCCAGGATGCGCCGCTCCTTGAGCACGGCGGAGCCCACGTCGCCCACGCCCTTGCCGTCCACCAGGGTGCATTCCACGGGCACGCGGTCCTCCAGGCGGAAAGCGTCGGGCAGAACTGTCAGCGGACGGCCGTCCTCCAGAATGATAATTTTTTCCGGGTCCACGCCGCAGCTTTCGGCCAGGCGGCCGTGCTTGACCAGGTGCTGGTATTCGCCATGCACCGGCACGAAATGCTCGGGCCGCACGGCCAGCAGCATTTCGCGCAATTCCTCGCTGTGGGCGTGGCCCGAGGCGTGGATGGCGTGCACGCTTTCATAGAGCACTTCCGCGCCAAGGCGGTACATCTCATTGATCAGGCGGGAAATGGCCTTGGCGTTGCCCGGAATCATGCGCGAACTCATGACCACGGTATCGCCTTTGCGGATACAGAGCTGGCGGTGCCCGCCCAGAACCATGCGCGACAGGGCCGAAAGGGGCTCGCCCTGCGCGCCGGTGACCACCAGCACCAGCTGGTCGTCCGGCAGGTCCGGCACGCCGTTGTGGGCGTTGAAAAAGGAGGGCGGCAGCTTGGCGAAGCCCAGATCCCGCGCCATTTCAATATTGTTGGCCAAGGATTTGCCGCTGATGACCACCGTACGCCCGCGCTCGCGGGCCAGGTCGAAGACTTCCTGGATACGCTGGATATGGCTGGAAAAGAGCGTGATGACGATGCGCCCCTTGGCCGAATCGAACACCTTGCCCAGAGAATCCTTGACCTCCCGCTCGGTGAGCGAACGGCCCTCGCGCATGACGTTGGTGGAATCCGAAAGCAGCAGGCGCGCGCCCTCCGGCCCGGCGAAGTCCCGGAACAGCCGCAGGTCCGTGCCCGAGCCGCCCAGCGGATGGGGATCAATCTTGAAGTCGCCGCTGTGCACCACCCGGCCCACCGGCGTTTCCACGCCCAGGCCGAAGCCCTCAGGGATGGAGTGACAGACCGGAAAGAAATGAAAGGTCAGATCGCCCAGGGGCAGCACCGTCTTCGCGTCCACCGGACAAAGCTCCACCCAGTCCAGAATCTCGTGTTCGCGCAGCTTGTGCTCCACCAGGGCCAGGGTGAAACGCGAACCGTAGATGCGGGTGCCCTTGAGTTCCGGCACCAGCCAGGGCAATGCGCCGATGTGGTCCTCATGCCCGTGGGTGAGCACGATGCCCAGCAGCCTGTCCTTGACGGCGCTCACCGCGCCGAAATGCGGAATGACCACGTCCACGCCCAGATGGGCGTCGTCCGGGAACATCAGCCCGCAGTCCACCATGACCACACCGCCCTCTGTCTCCCAGAGCTGGCAGTTGAGGCCGATTTCGCCGAGACCCCCCAAGGGGGTGATGCTAAGATAGGGTTCGTTCATGCCTGCCGTCGTCTGTTCTTGTCGCGCCGCAAACGGGACGCGCTCCGTATGGATCGGTATGGATCAGCGCCGCATCAGATCTGGATGAAATTCGCCCATGGCCACGTAAATCTGGGCCAGGGCCGTGAGGTAGTCGGCTTTGGCGCCGGTCAGCGAGGCCTGGGCCGTGGTCAGCTTGGAAGAGGCGTCCAGCACGTCGAAGTTGGTGCCCACCTGCTCCTGATAGCGGGCCAGGGCCACGTTGTAGGCCTCCGTGGCCTGCTCCACGCCCTTTTCCGCCACGGAAATGCGCTTTTCAGCCTCATGCACGGCCAGCAGCTTGGACTTGATGTCGTAGCCCACATTGAGCTTCAGATTTTCCTCTTCGTAGCGCATCTTGGTCACCAGCCAGCCCGCCTGTTTGTCGGCGTAATAGGTGGCGCCCCACTGAAAAGCGTTCCAGGTGGCCCGCGCCCCCACCTCCCAGGTGGAGCCGCGCGAACCCCGGTCGCCGGATTTTTGCAGATCCGGGGTGTTGCCGGTCTGGTTGATGTTGTAATAGGCCTCCACCTGCGGATAATAGTCGCTCTGGACCACGCGCTGGTCCTTGCCCGCGATTTCCACGGACTTGGCCGCCATGTAAAGATCCGGCCGCTGGCGGTAGGCGATTTCCAGGCACTGCTCCAGCGAACGCCGGAAAGGCACGTGAGCCAGCTTGCCCGTGTAATTTGCCCTGGCCGTGGCCGGCAGGCCCAGCAGAGTATTGAGCATGGCCAGATAGGTGTCGCGGTTGTTCTCCGCCTGGATCAGCAGATTTTCCGCCTGGCTCACGTTGACCTCGGCCTGAAGCACGTCCAGGCGCGGACGCAGGCCCACGTCATAAAAAGCCGTGGTGATGCGCAACTGGTCGCGCAACCGGGCCAGGGAATCGCGCTCGCTGCGCACGTTTTCCTCGGCGCGCAGATAATTGAGAAAATAGGTCTGGACCTGCTCGGTCATGGCCAGTTCGGCATTACGCAAAGCGGCCTTGTCGCTGTCGGCCTGAAGCGCGGCCTTCTGGTAGGTGGCCAGCAGCTTGAAGCCCTGAAAGACCGGCTGGGAGATTTCCACGGCCCAGCTGTAAGTGCCCAGTTCCGGCGGACGCGTGCTGGCGGGCGAGTTTTTTTTCTCCTGCTTGATCGCCGTGTAGCTCATGCCCAGCTTGGGACCGAAGGCCCCGCGCGCCGACTTGCGCCCCTCTTCCGAGGAACGGCTCTGGGATTCCTGCGCGCCCAGGCTGGGATTGAACTTCAGGGCACGCTGCACGGCTTCGGGCATGCTGACCGCATCGGGCAGGCCCAGATGCGCGTCCTTGGTGTCCGGAGCGCGTTCCCCCGTATACAAGGGCGCGGGAGGAGACTTCATGTCACCGGCGCGGGACGCGGCCTGAGCCGCAGTCAAAGACGGACCGCTGAAAAAGCAGACGAGGCCGAACAGCCAGGCGCCGACGAGCAGACGGCACACGGAAGCGCGGCGCGAAAAAACGAGTATGCGCATGGAACGCAGCATACACATACAGGCGCGGCATTGGCAATACAGACTTTGCTCCGAGCCGACGACGCCAGCCCGCCCTGCTGTCCGCCCCCGCCGCGTCATGGCCGGAGGCCGCCCGGCCGGAGTCTACCCCTCCCGCCGGCTCGTCGTGGAGCCGCGGGGCTTTTTGGCATAAGCGCCGGAGTGCGGACGGCGCGCGCCGAAGCTTCTGGCCTTGCGCGGATACGGACTCTCCGCCCCGCCGTCGTCCACTTGCGCGGTCACCCGCATTCCGCAGATGAACACGCCCCTGTTGAACACGGCCAGCACGTCCTCGGCCAGATCCTCGGCCACCTCCACCACGCTGAACTGTTTGCGGATGCCGATGGCCCCGATATGACGGCTGGAGATGCCGCACTCGCCGGTGATGGCCCCCACCAGCTCACGGGGGGAAACCTTGTTGGCGTGCCCCACGCTGAGCCGCAGCTTGGTCATGGGCGCGGCGTTCCTCTGTTCCCGGGCGCGCGGCTCCGGCCTGCCTTTCGCCGCATGGTTCCGCGCGCTTTCCCGGGGAGGCCGCCGGGCTTCCTCGGCAAAGACGTCAGGCGCGTCGGCGCTGTCCTGCTTGCCGAAATCCCGTTGCATCAGCAGCTTGAGCAGGGCGGCGGACATATCGCGGCCGGTGATCTCGCCTTCCGGGAACTGCTCGGCCAGAAATTCCTCCACCAGCAGCAGCCAGCGGTCCAGAGTGCCGGCCTCGACGGTTTGGCGCACTTCCTCCAGCAGCCGCGAAGTGCGGATATTGTCCACATCCCGCAGGGTGGGCAGGCGGCCCTGGGTGATGCGGGCCTTGGTGCAGCGGATGATGTCGCGCAATTTGTAATGCTCGCGCAGGGTGACGAAGGTGAAGGCGCTGCCCACGCGTCCGGCCCGGCCGGTACGCCCGATGCGGTGCACGTATTTTTCCACGTCGTGCGGCATGTCGTAGTTGATCACCGCGTCCACGTCGTCCACGTCGATGCCGCGCGCCGCCACGTCCGTGGCCACCAGAATGTCGATGCCTTCGGCGCGGAAGCGCTGCATGACCCGGTCGCGTTGCGGCTGGGCCAAGTCGCCGTGCAGGCCGTCGGCCTGATAGCCCCGCTGTTGCAGATGCGTGCTCACTTCATCCACGCTGCGCTTGGTGGAACAGAAGACCAGAGCCTTGCGGAATCCCTGCGAATCCAGCACCCGGCACAGCGCGTCCATTTTCTGGTACGGCCGCACCTCGTAGTAGGTTTGTTCAATGGCCGGGATGGTGAGCATCTTGTGGGCGATGGTCAGCATCTCCGGTTCGCGCAGGAAACGTTTGCTCAACTCCAGGATAGGCGTCGGCATGGTGGCCGAAAACAGCACCCGCTGGCAGCCCGCCGGGGTTTGCTCCAGAATGGCTTCAATATCTTCGCGAAAGCCCATGTCCAGCATTTCATCCGCTTCGTCCAGCACAATGCAGGCCAGACCGTCCAGGCGCAGCGTGCCGCGCTGCAAATGGTCGATGACCCGGCCCGGCGTGCCCACCACCACCTGCGCGCCCTTGCCCAGGGCGCGGATCTGCCGCTCGATGAACTGCCCGCCGTAAATGGGCAGAATCGCGATGTCCCGCTTGCGGGCGGCCAGCCTGTTCAGTTCTTCGGCCACCTGAATGGCCAGTTCGCGCGTGGGACAGAGCACCAGGGCCTGCACGCCTTTTCCGGCACTGGTCTTTTCCAGAATGGGCAAACCGAAGGCCGCCGTCTTGCCGGTGCCCGT
Proteins encoded in this region:
- the fabF gene encoding beta-ketoacyl-ACP synthase II, coding for MKDMALVITGMGAVTPIGIGVPAYWANLVNGTCGIGPVTRFDASGLPVRIAAEIRDFDPSVLLPRTVARSTSPFMQYAFAASEEALRDGGLDAEAVAAEAERVGVVMGTAMDGVTTVARTQDAFRTSATHKVSPHFVPMAIGNTAAAQVAIIHGMRGPSLTLNTACSAGGDALMTAAMLLRSGEADAVLAMGGESILCPIVVSSLAQAKALSRRNDEPRTACRPFDLNRDGFVIGEGGGALLIETEAHALARGADVKAVLAGWGNTIDGHHITAPEPRGAGAAACMRAALRRAGLRPKDIGYINAHGTSTMLGDRAETLAIKNVFGGVEGAPPVSSTKGATGHLMGAGGLTEVIACIQAIRRGLLPPTLNYSTPDPLCDLDYVPNTARPADVRAAMSNSLGFGGQNSSIIVTRYPA
- a CDS encoding lytic murein transglycosylase; this translates as MSCWQPRRQSGRFRRMFGPRCFLLTLCLLLAACGGAQTASTPPAAGATSDSLTERDLPPQAADVPVAIPSASIESSGLPADPAIPAPVAPAVPAAPEAAPQAVVPAAEAADHNGSQAGMQTMAPVWRPLADRLAVDGLSGPRVDALLATLAATPSQSPMGRKMRELYMRRFFPKPPSGKPAPRYYKGVVTQKNARLCREFIAANAQAFAHAEARYGVPPAIAASLLFVETRLGKVLADVPENAFYTLASMSVSRQPQDISDWLPRMPGYEEHLDWFAETMPKRADWAYKEVRALVQHLLRDNADPRSLPSSIYGAVGLCQFMPSNIAVYGADGDGDGRVDLFSVPDAVASLANYLAKHGWKAGISRARQHKLLMAYNHSQTYANTILALSDLVAQPPVPASKGAAAKR
- a CDS encoding LexA family transcriptional regulator, with translation MPVFAEIYERIKLATSSRTQVELAEVLDIRQSSISDAKRRNSVPGDWYMKLFEKYGLNPDWLKQGVGPMYLRTEQGYMPQDAPASLAESAAYYGDALAKNSVCTEYDMQCAYSDKKPRPELTAAGKISLPLSLGREGLLVLRMRGANMSPLILPGAHLGVDTLDTNVVSGQIYTLFAPNEGLMLRRVFLNGTQDGYLLRSESSDFPETSLTPDLLSKRLLGKVVWILQEF
- the hflC gene encoding protease modulator HflC is translated as MRNNPLLLIVLALVILALGSQCFFTVHQTQKALVLQLGDPLSEVYGPGLHFKLPFIQNVVYFDSRVLDYEARSREAFTVDKKAIVLDNYARWKIINPLQFYRTMRSIPGAQARLDDVVYSQLRALVGAYTLTEVVSSHRAAIMKEVTDKVSDLMKPYGVEVLDVRIKRTDLPAENQRAIFGRMRAERERQAKQYRSEGEEESTRIRSDADRQRSVIVAEAAREAQVERGKGDAQAAGTYAEAYSKSPEFYAYQRWLEAMRKSFKDNSKMVLSNEAPLLNLQH
- the hflK gene encoding FtsH protease activity modulator HflK; this encodes MNWDWDKLQEKRQRQQGQNPPPRPPQNQDNDDAEHEQPRARRTPFGKGGGPDTNPFKRLSQMRVPNGRAVLLVLLAVVVLWLLSGIYIVNPDEQGVVLRFGQYDRTEGPGPHYAWPVPIETVYKPQVTQVLRSEVGFRSVGQSTTFQQGQVRTIPEEASMLTGDENIVNVQFSVQYKISDPVQYLFNVSAPTALVRNAAEAAMREVIGNSQIDSAITDGKLKIQSEATQLLQQILNRYGAGIQVLAVQLQDVHPPQEVIDAFKDVASAREDKSRIINEAEAYRNELLPKARGQAAAMLNQAQAYSATRIRNAEGDAARFDALRLEYEKAPAVTKQRLYYETMEEILAGAGEKVLMDGAAASRVLPYLPLPGLSAPQAPKDFKTPQASQIIQNPKPVEKH
- a CDS encoding ribonuclease J, whose protein sequence is MNEPYLSITPLGGLGEIGLNCQLWETEGGVVMVDCGLMFPDDAHLGVDVVIPHFGAVSAVKDRLLGIVLTHGHEDHIGALPWLVPELKGTRIYGSRFTLALVEHKLREHEILDWVELCPVDAKTVLPLGDLTFHFFPVCHSIPEGFGLGVETPVGRVVHSGDFKIDPHPLGGSGTDLRLFRDFAGPEGARLLLSDSTNVMREGRSLTEREVKDSLGKVFDSAKGRIVITLFSSHIQRIQEVFDLARERGRTVVISGKSLANNIEMARDLGFAKLPPSFFNAHNGVPDLPDDQLVLVVTGAQGEPLSALSRMVLGGHRQLCIRKGDTVVMSSRMIPGNAKAISRLINEMYRLGAEVLYESVHAIHASGHAHSEELREMLLAVRPEHFVPVHGEYQHLVKHGRLAESCGVDPEKIIILEDGRPLTVLPDAFRLEDRVPVECTLVDGKGVGDVGSAVLKERRILGDEGMVIVVLVVDSETGSVLHGPEMISKGFVFEQHYSHLLEDAKCLVLDEIEAARPGQLTRMQEGIRSSLRRFFRRVLERDPVVVPIISQV
- a CDS encoding TolC family protein, yielding MRILVFSRRASVCRLLVGAWLFGLVCFFSGPSLTAAQAASRAGDMKSPPAPLYTGERAPDTKDAHLGLPDAVSMPEAVQRALKFNPSLGAQESQSRSSEEGRKSARGAFGPKLGMSYTAIKQEKKNSPASTRPPELGTYSWAVEISQPVFQGFKLLATYQKAALQADSDKAALRNAELAMTEQVQTYFLNYLRAEENVRSERDSLARLRDQLRITTAFYDVGLRPRLDVLQAEVNVSQAENLLIQAENNRDTYLAMLNTLLGLPATARANYTGKLAHVPFRRSLEQCLEIAYRQRPDLYMAAKSVEIAGKDQRVVQSDYYPQVEAYYNINQTGNTPDLQKSGDRGSRGSTWEVGARATWNAFQWGATYYADKQAGWLVTKMRYEEENLKLNVGYDIKSKLLAVHEAEKRISVAEKGVEQATEAYNVALARYQEQVGTNFDVLDASSKLTTAQASLTGAKADYLTALAQIYVAMGEFHPDLMRR
- a CDS encoding DEAD/DEAH box helicase, whose product is MSASFEDLALSRELLDAVKDLGFEEPSPIQILAIPSLLAGRDALGQAQTGTGKTAAFGLPILEKTSAGKGVQALVLCPTRELAIQVAEELNRLAARKRDIAILPIYGGQFIERQIRALGKGAQVVVGTPGRVIDHLQRGTLRLDGLACIVLDEADEMLDMGFREDIEAILEQTPAGCQRVLFSATMPTPILELSKRFLREPEMLTIAHKMLTIPAIEQTYYEVRPYQKMDALCRVLDSQGFRKALVFCSTKRSVDEVSTHLQQRGYQADGLHGDLAQPQRDRVMQRFRAEGIDILVATDVAARGIDVDDVDAVINYDMPHDVEKYVHRIGRTGRAGRVGSAFTFVTLREHYKLRDIIRCTKARITQGRLPTLRDVDNIRTSRLLEEVRQTVEAGTLDRWLLLVEEFLAEQFPEGEITGRDMSAALLKLLMQRDFGKQDSADAPDVFAEEARRPPRESARNHAAKGRPEPRAREQRNAAPMTKLRLSVGHANKVSPRELVGAITGECGISSRHIGAIGIRKQFSVVEVAEDLAEDVLAVFNRGVFICGMRVTAQVDDGGAESPYPRKARSFGARRPHSGAYAKKPRGSTTSRREG